One Candidatus Micrarchaeia archaeon genomic window carries:
- a CDS encoding phospholipase D-like domain-containing protein, with the protein MELNKLFEINKSFIYGFILAVILCLIIFNLLNTNCYVTPIFSPNSEDEIISLINNAQKSIDIEMYVFTSANIQNALINARNRGVEVRVILEQEIETNEDSFYKLISNGIETKWAPRKFSRTHSKFMIIDNKLIFVGSTNFSNSALTSNREAAVLTSCSVSNFIDIFEQDWKDA; encoded by the coding sequence ATGGAATTAAATAAATTATTTGAAATAAATAAGTCATTTATATATGGATTTATTTTAGCAGTTATTCTATGTTTAATTATTTTTAATTTATTAAATACAAATTGTTATGTTACTCCTATTTTTTCTCCAAATTCAGAAGATGAGATTATAAGTTTAATAAATAATGCACAAAAATCAATAGATATTGAAATGTATGTTTTTACTAGCGCAAATATACAGAATGCTTTAATTAATGCGCGAAATAGAGGAGTGGAGGTAAGAGTTATCTTAGAACAAGAAATAGAAACTAATGAAGATTCTTTTTATAAATTAATTTCTAACGGAATAGAAACTAAATGGGCGCCTAGAAAATTTAGCAGAACACATTCAAAATTTATGATTATAGATAATAAATTAATTTTTGTAGGTAGTACTAATTTTAGTAATTCTGCACTTACATCAAATAGAGAAGCAGCTGTTTTAACTTCTTGTTCTGTTTCGAATTTTATAGATATTTTTGAACAAGACTGGAAAGATGCTTAA
- a CDS encoding presenilin family intramembrane aspartyl protease translates to MNFIYKMILFFILAQILGALVGVLLITNSILVPEFEEMRVTPIGETGDLLNGVFFIFYILFGAVVFYLVIKYYKGVFVFRSMEFIIILFASSIVFFVLLYSFVPGLGINESFFIGFLIALILAGTKWLTHKARNIAAILSSAGVGAVFGFSLGFWPAVLLTIGLSIYDYIAVFKTKHMITFAKTLSEKNLSFSLQVQKTDIKKTQKTSKQISKNDENYSFKGNERQKMELGTGDLIMPIMLSVSSFYVFGILGTLFVILGAVVSFILLIYYISKRKLFLPALPPLITGCLISLGILYLLSLFFGI, encoded by the coding sequence ATGAATTTTATATACAAAATGATTTTATTTTTTATTTTAGCACAGATTCTAGGTGCATTAGTAGGTGTTTTATTAATCACAAATAGTATTTTAGTTCCTGAATTTGAAGAAATGAGAGTTACTCCAATAGGAGAAACTGGAGATTTATTAAATGGAGTATTTTTTATATTTTATATTTTGTTTGGTGCGGTTGTATTTTATTTAGTTATCAAATATTATAAAGGAGTTTTTGTATTTAGGTCAATGGAATTTATTATTATTTTATTTGCATCAAGCATAGTATTTTTTGTTTTGTTGTATTCTTTTGTTCCTGGTTTAGGTATTAATGAATCATTTTTTATTGGATTTTTAATTGCATTAATTTTAGCAGGCACCAAATGGCTTACACATAAAGCAAGGAATATCGCAGCTATTTTATCAAGTGCAGGTGTTGGAGCAGTTTTTGGATTTTCTTTAGGTTTTTGGCCTGCTGTTTTACTCACTATTGGTTTATCTATATATGATTATATTGCTGTTTTTAAAACAAAACATATGATTACTTTTGCTAAAACTTTAAGTGAAAAAAATCTTTCTTTTTCATTACAAGTTCAAAAAACAGATATTAAGAAAACACAGAAAACATCTAAACAGATTTCAAAAAATGATGAAAATTATTCTTTTAAAGGGAATGAAAGACAAAAAATGGAGCTTGGTACTGGAGATTTAATAATGCCTATTATGCTTTCTGTTTCTTCTTTTTATGTATTTGGTATTTTAGGAACTTTGTTTGTGATATTGGGTGCGGTTGTTTCATTTATTTTATTAATTTATTATATTTCTAAAAGAAAACTTTTTTTACCTGCGTTGCCTCCTTTAATAACAGGATGTTTAATTAGTCTAGGAATTTTATATCTTCTTTCATTATTTTTTGGGATATAA
- a CDS encoding minichromosome maintenance protein MCM: MVKEADIEPIVKEIQEFFESNYKKNIYTLVSKYPKQKSLLVDYEDFEKFSPELADQLIEKPDIILKAARLALVNMNLAVAPGIEFRPHVRFHNMIESGMLIESMGSKSLGKMINIKGVVTKRAEVKHRVKVAVYKCEICDAIYKIPLDSSVKTPSVCEACKRKALKLIEEDSEFLDVQRAEIQELLERVKGGTPPARLELWLEDDLVNSVIPGNTIEVTGTLRLRPPSAFAKGSSALIYTKYLDVLHVRGIQQDFEELEISDEEEKKIKDFSKDPKLFEKLVKSIAPGIYGHDEIKQGIALQLFGGTKGKEMPGGAKIREDIHILLIGDPGAAKSRLLQYVVALAPKSLYVSGKSVSGVGLTVSVEKDELSDGGWTLKAGALVLASGGIVGVDEFDKIDKDERSSLHEVMESGTISIAKAGIVARLKSKASILAAANPKYGRFDPNRLPAEQFDIPPTLLSRFDLIFPIMDILDEEKDRELAEKILSSHRLSADQSQEINDESMVDREFLKKYIAYARQHIKPILSDEASDKIKVYYGKMRKMGKKSGSISITPRQIEGLVRMAEASAKLRLSERVESKDADEAILLMDWMMQKVGMDKETGVFDIDIIATGKPKSQIDKINTIMNVIRDLQKKFDSVEVIKIIEEVKSYDIDPEIAKRLIDELIYKGDLYKVKSGFVKIVEQF, from the coding sequence ATGGTGAAAGAAGCAGATATTGAACCTATTGTTAAAGAAATTCAAGAGTTCTTTGAATCTAATTATAAAAAAAATATATATACATTGGTATCAAAATATCCAAAACAAAAAAGTTTATTAGTTGATTATGAAGATTTTGAAAAATTTAGTCCGGAATTAGCAGATCAATTAATTGAAAAACCAGATATTATATTAAAAGCTGCTAGACTTGCATTGGTTAATATGAATTTAGCAGTTGCACCAGGTATTGAATTTAGACCACACGTAAGATTTCATAATATGATTGAATCTGGAATGTTAATAGAAAGTATGGGATCAAAGTCTTTAGGTAAAATGATTAATATTAAAGGAGTAGTCACAAAAAGAGCAGAAGTTAAACATAGAGTTAAAGTTGCTGTTTACAAATGTGAAATATGTGATGCAATATATAAAATTCCATTAGATTCAAGTGTTAAAACCCCAAGTGTGTGTGAAGCGTGTAAAAGAAAAGCATTAAAATTAATAGAAGAAGATTCAGAATTTTTGGATGTTCAAAGAGCAGAAATTCAAGAACTTTTAGAAAGAGTTAAAGGAGGTACGCCCCCCGCAAGATTAGAATTATGGCTTGAAGATGATTTAGTTAACTCAGTTATTCCTGGTAATACAATTGAAGTAACTGGGACACTAAGACTTAGGCCCCCAAGTGCCTTTGCTAAAGGGAGTAGTGCACTGATTTATACTAAGTATTTAGATGTTTTGCATGTTAGAGGCATACAACAGGATTTTGAAGAATTAGAAATTAGTGATGAAGAGGAAAAAAAGATTAAAGATTTTTCAAAAGATCCTAAATTATTTGAAAAATTAGTTAAATCTATTGCACCAGGTATTTATGGGCATGATGAGATAAAACAAGGGATTGCACTTCAATTATTTGGTGGAACAAAAGGAAAAGAAATGCCGGGTGGTGCTAAAATAAGGGAAGATATTCATATTTTATTAATTGGAGATCCAGGTGCAGCTAAATCCAGATTGCTTCAATATGTAGTTGCATTAGCTCCTAAAAGTTTATACGTATCAGGTAAATCTGTTTCTGGAGTTGGTTTGACAGTATCAGTTGAAAAAGATGAATTAAGTGATGGGGGTTGGACATTAAAAGCAGGTGCGTTAGTTTTAGCAAGTGGAGGAATTGTGGGTGTTGATGAATTTGATAAAATTGATAAAGATGAGAGGTCTTCTTTGCATGAAGTAATGGAAAGCGGGACTATAAGTATTGCAAAAGCAGGGATTGTTGCAAGATTAAAATCCAAAGCCTCAATTTTAGCAGCTGCAAATCCTAAATACGGCAGATTTGATCCTAATAGATTACCTGCCGAACAATTTGATATCCCCCCAACATTATTATCAAGGTTTGATTTAATTTTTCCAATAATGGATATTTTAGATGAAGAAAAAGATAGAGAACTAGCTGAAAAAATATTAAGCAGCCATAGATTATCAGCAGACCAAAGTCAAGAAATTAATGATGAAAGTATGGTGGATAGAGAGTTTCTTAAAAAATATATTGCATATGCAAGACAACATATTAAACCTATTTTGAGTGATGAAGCCTCAGATAAAATTAAAGTTTATTATGGTAAAATGAGAAAAATGGGTAAAAAATCAGGTTCAATTTCTATTACACCAAGACAAATTGAAGGATTAGTAAGAATGGCAGAAGCTTCAGCAAAATTAAGATTAAGTGAAAGAGTTGAATCAAAAGATGCAGATGAAGCTATTTTATTAATGGATTGGATGATGCAAAAAGTAGGTATGGATAAAGAAACTGGAGTTTTTGATATTGATATTATTGCTACTGGAAAACCAAAATCTCAAATTGATAAAATAAATACTATAATGAATGTAATAAGAGATTTACAGAAAAAATTTGATTCTGTTGAAGTAATTAAGATTATTGAAGAGGTTAAATCTTATGATATTGATCCAGAAATTGCAAAACGTTTAATTGATGAATTAATCTATAAAGGAGATTTATATAAAGTTAAATCTGGATTTGTAAAAATTGTGGAACAATTTTAA